Proteins co-encoded in one Coriobacterium glomerans PW2 genomic window:
- a CDS encoding coiled-coil domain-containing protein, translating into MRFAKPARTRIHLLTRRLLAVALCVATAVTCSPLSAFADAQSDLASATAQLEQIGSDYQKLQEQLVSSTAEVEDTKSLIEEKHTELTEKQAELAGHVSSEYKTGGASVIKLLLDSTTFNDILERVFYMDKVSAAQAATIKSVRDLKAELERKQVEQEQKLAEIQQQVDDLAANQKKAQSLVNSLSAEVKQQLEEQAKNNAAVASGMESSNDAANGAAKVPVDGDGSTNNNTADKSGGNVTPPAPNPAPVPTPTPAPAPDPSGGKTTISSPIGYALAQEGAAYVSGGRSPSVGFDCSGLVWYAYRCIGITLPSTTSGGQEMYFRTHGRFTTNVNELQYGDVVFFSGHVAFYVGGGKIFGARTFGKGAGTSDMRYFGSFHGGGQLYR; encoded by the coding sequence ATGCGATTCGCGAAGCCCGCTCGCACTCGGATACATCTTTTGACGCGCAGATTGCTTGCGGTTGCGCTCTGCGTTGCCACGGCCGTCACATGCAGCCCCCTGAGCGCATTCGCCGACGCTCAGTCCGATCTCGCCTCCGCGACAGCTCAGCTCGAGCAGATCGGATCAGATTACCAGAAACTTCAGGAGCAGCTCGTATCCTCCACCGCCGAAGTAGAGGATACGAAATCATTGATCGAGGAGAAGCACACCGAGCTCACCGAGAAGCAGGCCGAGCTGGCAGGCCATGTCTCAAGCGAGTACAAGACAGGCGGTGCCTCGGTGATCAAGCTTCTGCTCGACTCGACCACGTTCAACGATATCCTCGAGCGCGTCTTCTACATGGACAAGGTATCGGCGGCTCAAGCGGCGACGATCAAATCGGTGCGCGATCTCAAAGCTGAACTCGAGCGAAAGCAGGTCGAACAGGAACAGAAGCTCGCCGAGATCCAGCAGCAGGTCGACGATCTGGCAGCGAATCAGAAGAAGGCCCAGTCGCTCGTGAACTCGCTCAGCGCAGAGGTCAAGCAACAGCTTGAAGAGCAAGCCAAGAACAACGCAGCGGTCGCATCCGGTATGGAGTCCTCAAACGATGCCGCAAACGGTGCCGCAAAGGTTCCCGTCGACGGTGATGGCAGCACAAATAACAATACCGCTGACAAGAGCGGCGGCAATGTGACGCCACCTGCACCGAACCCGGCTCCTGTTCCGACCCCGACGCCCGCCCCCGCACCAGATCCCAGCGGTGGCAAAACGACTATCTCGTCTCCTATCGGCTATGCGCTCGCGCAAGAGGGTGCAGCCTATGTGAGCGGCGGCAGAAGCCCCTCGGTGGGATTCGATTGCTCCGGACTTGTCTGGTACGCCTACCGGTGCATCGGTATCACCCTTCCCTCGACGACCTCGGGCGGACAGGAGATGTATTTCCGGACTCACGGTCGCTTCACCACCAACGTCAACGAGCTCCAATACGGCGATGTGGTCTTCTTCAGCGGACATGTCGCGTTCTATGTGGGAGGCGGCAAGATCTTCGGTGCAAGAACGTTCGGCAAGGGCGCGGGGACAAGCGATATGAGGTATTTCGGTTCCTTCCACGGCGGCGGGCAGCTCTATCGATGA
- a CDS encoding DegV family protein, giving the protein MTWAIVADSSCNLRSFEPTAPDTVYRFAPLKINVAGREYIDNADLDVEDLNRRVAAEGAASSSSCPSAGEWAELFRCAENVIAVTISSNLSGSYEAACIARDLVLEEGGHRIYVLDTRSAGGKLEVIVEMLDRYLHDGERTFEDACDYARSLERSSQVLFSLMSYENLSKSGRMPKMAGIIASKLSIRILGTASPEGTIKIVGPAHGERKMNQKTVNTMAADGYRGGLVYIDYVDGQRAAHELADMIVQRWPTAQIRILPCGALCSFYAERGGLIIGYEWFTTR; this is encoded by the coding sequence ATGACTTGGGCAATCGTAGCGGACTCCAGTTGCAACCTGCGTTCGTTTGAACCCACGGCCCCGGATACCGTCTACCGCTTCGCACCGCTCAAGATCAATGTCGCCGGCCGGGAGTATATCGATAATGCCGACCTTGATGTCGAGGATCTCAATCGTCGCGTAGCCGCAGAGGGTGCGGCATCATCGAGTTCGTGTCCGAGTGCGGGGGAGTGGGCGGAGCTTTTTCGGTGCGCGGAGAACGTGATCGCGGTCACGATCTCATCCAACCTGTCCGGAAGCTATGAAGCGGCCTGCATCGCACGTGATCTGGTGCTCGAGGAGGGCGGACACCGTATATACGTGCTCGACACGCGGTCCGCCGGTGGCAAACTCGAGGTCATAGTCGAAATGCTCGATCGGTACCTGCATGACGGCGAGCGGACCTTCGAGGATGCCTGCGACTACGCTCGATCTCTCGAGCGCTCCTCACAGGTTCTGTTCTCCCTCATGAGCTATGAGAATCTGTCAAAGTCTGGTCGCATGCCCAAGATGGCAGGTATCATCGCGAGCAAGCTGAGCATTCGCATTCTCGGCACGGCGAGCCCGGAGGGCACGATCAAGATCGTCGGTCCGGCTCACGGTGAGCGAAAGATGAATCAGAAGACCGTCAACACCATGGCTGCGGATGGTTACCGCGGCGGCCTCGTCTATATCGATTACGTCGATGGGCAACGGGCTGCCCATGAACTCGCTGACATGATCGTTCAACGTTGGCCGACCGCACAGATTCGCATCTTACCCTGCGGGGCTCTCTGCTCGTTTTACGCGGAGCGCGGCGGGCTGATCATCGGATACGAATGGTTCACCACTCGATAA
- a CDS encoding MGDG synthase family glycosyltransferase: MPSDDTVVPSPAHRTALGSDDICTGSFEIRPGSPRPVVIVIHASVGSGHRAAARAIAQSIDDLRGRYRIPENIEIEVVDVLDFGRIKFDGNKTAASFTGATRPIYDITWRYSLTGRLLWGGGTAWSHIMFPKFTEHVRQRRPLAIIATHIVGANVAVGARSITGMDYPVVCVPTDYEIEGWWPHRQTDLFCVATEYMAETLRARGVIDERITITGIPVRNGFERPADPVADRALFGLPQDKLIVLIMAGATLPQPYVRFRCAIEQTVPYLRALEGMHFVFLPGRDQEYSGKLSALFAGMGLGNVSVLPFVDDMAALMHGSDLAIMKSGGLTVTECLCAQLPMVLLGKSYGQEKANTTMLTSMGAGMHVTTARELVLTLKHLHDNPAALKALIINAGALRRPHAASDIVKATMSHVGVPIDRERHFISFYWGAKPAHTR; encoded by the coding sequence ATGCCTTCAGATGATACCGTTGTCCCGTCGCCTGCGCACAGGACAGCGCTCGGATCAGATGATATCTGCACAGGATCCTTCGAAATCCGTCCGGGAAGCCCGAGGCCCGTTGTGATCGTCATTCACGCATCGGTCGGTTCCGGGCACAGAGCGGCGGCCCGCGCGATCGCCCAGAGCATCGATGATCTGCGAGGCAGATACCGTATTCCCGAGAATATCGAAATCGAAGTTGTCGATGTGCTCGATTTCGGTCGCATCAAGTTTGATGGCAACAAGACCGCAGCGTCCTTCACGGGGGCTACGCGTCCCATCTACGATATCACGTGGCGATACTCGCTCACCGGTCGCCTGCTGTGGGGCGGTGGAACGGCATGGTCGCATATCATGTTTCCGAAGTTCACCGAGCATGTGCGTCAGCGCCGACCTCTCGCCATCATCGCAACCCATATCGTCGGCGCCAATGTCGCGGTGGGAGCTCGCTCCATTACAGGGATGGATTATCCTGTGGTCTGCGTGCCCACTGACTATGAGATCGAGGGCTGGTGGCCCCATCGACAAACCGATTTGTTCTGCGTCGCAACCGAGTACATGGCGGAGACCCTGCGAGCGCGAGGGGTCATCGATGAGCGCATCACCATCACCGGGATCCCCGTTCGCAACGGCTTCGAGCGCCCTGCGGATCCCGTCGCGGACCGAGCGCTCTTCGGCCTCCCTCAGGACAAGCTCATCGTTTTGATCATGGCGGGGGCGACGCTTCCTCAGCCCTATGTTCGGTTTCGATGCGCCATAGAGCAGACCGTTCCCTATCTGCGCGCTCTGGAGGGAATGCACTTCGTGTTTCTTCCCGGTCGGGATCAGGAGTATTCGGGAAAGCTCTCGGCGCTCTTCGCGGGGATGGGTCTCGGCAATGTATCCGTGCTGCCCTTCGTAGATGATATGGCCGCTCTCATGCATGGTTCCGACCTTGCGATCATGAAATCAGGCGGCCTCACGGTGACCGAGTGTCTATGCGCCCAGCTTCCCATGGTCCTGCTCGGAAAATCATACGGTCAGGAAAAGGCGAACACGACGATGCTCACATCGATGGGTGCCGGCATGCACGTCACAACCGCCCGGGAACTCGTGCTGACGCTCAAGCACCTGCACGACAATCCCGCCGCGCTCAAAGCTCTGATCATCAATGCGGGCGCGCTGCGCAGACCCCACGCGGCAAGCGATATCGTTAAGGCCACCATGAGCCATGTCGGAGTTCCCATCGACCGGGAACGTCATTTCATCTCGTTCTATTGGGGCGCGAAGCCCGCGCACACGCGGTAA
- a CDS encoding NCS2 family permease, translating into MLERFFRYTQRNSSSGTEVRAGVTTFLAMSYIIAVNPSLLAAAGVSAEAAVTSTCFAAGVMTILMGVCTNRPLACASGMGINAVVAFSLTAASGGDWRVAMGVIFLEGIIITGLVLCGLREAIMDAVPISLRRAIAVGLGIFIALLGLINGGIVVNNESTLIGFGSVYSPQFMVGALSVLVTFVLFVFHVRGALLIGILIASLAGIPLGVTAIPQGILQLPNFTTFGAPFQTAQDGSGMAILKVFVSPTLLVFVFSIMLSDFFDTMGTVVAVAKQGDFLDRDGNVEDIRSILLIDSIAAALGGFVGSSSCTTFMESASGAADGGRTGLTSVVCGCLFLVAAFFSPVIAVVSSAATCGALVLVGYLMMSVVADIDFDKPLDGISAFVTIIGIPLTYSISTGIGLGFIVYSLIAVCTGHMKKIKPLTWIVDIAFIISFLVA; encoded by the coding sequence ATGCTTGAGAGATTCTTCAGATACACGCAACGCAATTCGAGTTCGGGTACCGAGGTGCGTGCAGGTGTGACAACGTTTTTGGCCATGTCCTACATCATCGCAGTGAATCCATCTCTGCTGGCTGCGGCAGGTGTTTCTGCAGAGGCCGCTGTGACCTCGACATGCTTTGCGGCCGGTGTCATGACGATTCTCATGGGGGTCTGCACGAATCGCCCGCTCGCGTGCGCATCGGGCATGGGGATCAACGCGGTCGTCGCCTTCTCGCTCACTGCGGCGAGCGGCGGTGACTGGCGAGTCGCTATGGGCGTCATTTTCCTCGAGGGGATCATCATCACCGGTCTTGTCCTGTGCGGTCTGCGCGAGGCCATCATGGATGCGGTTCCCATCTCGCTTCGACGCGCGATAGCGGTTGGACTCGGCATCTTCATCGCCTTGCTCGGTCTGATCAACGGTGGCATCGTCGTGAACAACGAGTCCACGCTGATCGGTTTCGGCTCGGTGTACTCACCTCAGTTCATGGTCGGGGCTCTCTCGGTTCTCGTGACGTTCGTTCTATTTGTATTTCACGTTCGCGGCGCCCTTCTGATCGGCATTCTCATCGCCTCACTCGCCGGCATACCGCTCGGCGTCACCGCGATCCCGCAGGGAATCTTGCAGCTGCCGAACTTCACGACATTCGGCGCACCGTTTCAAACCGCACAGGACGGATCGGGGATGGCGATCCTCAAGGTGTTCGTGAGCCCGACGCTGCTCGTATTCGTTTTCTCCATCATGCTCTCCGATTTCTTTGACACGATGGGAACGGTTGTCGCCGTGGCAAAACAAGGGGACTTTCTCGACCGAGACGGAAATGTGGAGGATATCCGCAGTATTCTTCTGATCGATTCGATCGCTGCGGCGCTCGGCGGGTTCGTGGGTTCCTCTTCATGCACGACTTTTATGGAGTCGGCCTCAGGTGCCGCAGACGGCGGGCGCACAGGACTGACCTCCGTTGTCTGTGGTTGTTTGTTTTTGGTCGCAGCGTTCTTCTCCCCGGTCATCGCTGTTGTATCTTCAGCTGCGACCTGCGGTGCCCTTGTTCTGGTCGGATATCTGATGATGAGCGTCGTTGCCGATATCGATTTTGATAAGCCTTTAGATGGTATCTCCGCCTTTGTCACCATCATCGGGATTCCGTTGACCTATTCGATTTCAACGGGGATCGGTCTCGGCTTCATCGTGTATTCCCTGATCGCGGTTTGCACCGGTCACATGAAAAAGATCAAGCCGCTCACCTGGATCGTCGATATCGCCTTTATCATCTCATTTCTCGTCGCGTGA
- the dut gene encoding dUTP diphosphatase, with translation MACVSVSIKRLDPSVELPSYAYAGDAGLDLRASETIELGPHERSLVSTGLAIALPEGYAGFVQPRSGMALKRGLSIANSPGLIDAHYRGEIKVIAVNLDPRESICIERGERIAQLVIQEVPAIRLIEVETLDETQRGTGGFGSSGTM, from the coding sequence ATGGCATGCGTATCGGTCTCTATCAAGCGTCTCGATCCGTCGGTCGAGCTTCCGTCCTACGCCTACGCCGGCGATGCGGGGCTCGACCTTCGCGCCAGCGAAACGATCGAGCTCGGTCCGCACGAGCGATCGCTCGTCTCCACCGGTCTCGCGATCGCTTTGCCTGAGGGCTATGCGGGCTTTGTTCAGCCCAGGAGCGGCATGGCGCTCAAACGGGGGCTCTCCATCGCGAACTCGCCTGGTCTCATCGATGCTCATTACCGCGGAGAGATCAAGGTCATCGCCGTGAACCTCGATCCGCGCGAGTCCATTTGCATCGAGCGCGGAGAGCGCATCGCGCAGCTTGTGATTCAGGAGGTGCCCGCGATACGGCTCATCGAAGTTGAAACCCTTGATGAAACGCAACGCGGTACAGGTGGGTTCGGGTCGAGCGGCACGATGTAG
- the nrdR gene encoding transcriptional regulator NrdR, with translation MRCPKCGSEETHVVDSRMHETTNAIKRRRKCLDCGYRFTTYERCEDPIEVIKSNGLRQPFDRNKLLVGLTRATVKRSISLESLNSLIDDIERELRAGTFASIHSREIGDMVLKRLERLDKVAYVRFASVYRDFQDIDEFLQELDKLR, from the coding sequence ATGCGCTGTCCCAAATGCGGCAGCGAGGAAACCCACGTCGTGGACTCGCGGATGCATGAGACGACCAACGCGATAAAGCGTCGTCGAAAATGTCTAGATTGCGGATATCGCTTCACAACCTATGAACGCTGCGAAGATCCAATCGAGGTAATCAAAAGCAATGGGTTGAGACAACCGTTTGATCGCAACAAACTGCTCGTCGGTCTCACGCGTGCCACGGTGAAGCGCTCGATCAGCCTTGAATCGCTGAATTCTCTCATTGATGATATCGAGCGCGAGTTGCGGGCTGGAACGTTCGCCTCCATACACTCGCGCGAGATCGGCGATATGGTCCTCAAGCGGCTCGAGCGGCTTGATAAGGTCGCCTATGTGCGGTTTGCCTCGGTGTATCGTGATTTTCAGGATATCGATGAGTTCCTTCAGGAACTTGACAAGTTAAGGTGA
- a CDS encoding LysM peptidoglycan-binding domain-containing protein: MIESYVAVQDRFPSLGSSEPRPTFKVLSGGLSHPSACSPVASLRVTGKHIAREVITVLFVSLLAGAVFAAGLGVIGGARGRYESARDHASRSATQIVQGDSLWSLACEHPIEGLGTADVCEIIRSWNDLGSATIQPGARLVVPAGPHDFHDVRASPDI; this comes from the coding sequence ATGATTGAATCTTACGTCGCCGTCCAAGATCGTTTCCCATCACTTGGATCAAGCGAGCCGCGCCCGACCTTCAAGGTGCTTTCCGGCGGTCTCTCTCATCCTTCAGCTTGCTCACCTGTCGCGTCGCTGCGCGTGACTGGCAAGCATATCGCGCGCGAGGTTATCACGGTCTTGTTCGTCAGCTTGCTCGCGGGCGCGGTATTCGCTGCCGGCTTGGGTGTTATCGGTGGTGCGCGCGGCCGCTACGAGTCAGCGCGCGATCACGCGTCGCGGAGCGCGACCCAAATCGTTCAAGGGGACAGCTTGTGGTCGCTCGCTTGCGAGCATCCCATCGAGGGCCTCGGGACGGCTGATGTCTGCGAGATCATTCGCAGCTGGAACGACTTGGGTTCCGCGACGATACAGCCGGGTGCACGGCTCGTCGTTCCCGCGGGACCACATGACTTCCATGATGTCCGTGCGTCTCCCGATATATGA
- the lexA gene encoding transcriptional repressor LexA, with product MVRKITKRQQQIYDFIRSYQLEKGYPPSVREMAAAVGLSSPSTVHAHLSALEDHGFIKRDATKPRALELFNEDGSSAKLAEVIEKPDRGSISLPLVGRVAAGMPILAEQNVEDTFTLPTEIATDSSSFILEVHGDSMIDAGILNGDYIVVREQSSAMNGEIIVAMIDSEATVKTFYKEPGRVRLQPANDAMEPIYVTDPVILGKVVALMRRF from the coding sequence ATCGTGCGCAAGATCACAAAGAGACAGCAGCAGATCTATGATTTCATTCGCTCATATCAGCTTGAGAAGGGCTATCCGCCGAGTGTTCGCGAGATGGCCGCCGCCGTGGGGCTCTCCTCTCCCTCCACGGTCCACGCCCATCTGAGTGCACTCGAAGACCATGGATTCATAAAACGAGATGCGACAAAGCCACGGGCCTTGGAGCTTTTCAACGAGGACGGAAGCTCAGCCAAGCTCGCCGAGGTCATAGAGAAACCCGACCGCGGAAGCATCTCGCTGCCACTCGTCGGACGTGTTGCGGCGGGCATGCCCATTCTTGCCGAGCAAAACGTTGAGGACACCTTCACGCTGCCGACCGAAATCGCCACCGACTCCAGTTCCTTCATCTTGGAGGTGCACGGCGATTCGATGATCGATGCGGGAATTCTCAATGGCGACTATATCGTGGTGCGCGAGCAGAGCAGTGCCATGAATGGTGAGATCATCGTTGCGATGATCGACAGCGAGGCGACAGTCAAAACATTTTACAAGGAGCCCGGACGCGTTCGCCTTCAGCCGGCCAATGATGCCATGGAGCCGATCTATGTCACCGATCCCGTTATTCTGGGAAAGGTCGTTGCTTTGATGCGACGCTTTTGA
- a CDS encoding heparan-alpha-glucosaminide N-acetyltransferase — MFRGESRGAPHHRQRVRALDVLRGAAVVSMIIYHACYDAVVLFDANTIWFTNTIVRSVWSASISWTFLIVSGWMTVFSRSNARRALLYGACALGVSAATWVAEVDTPISYGILFCMAASTLMYSLSRPIFELVSPWLGLFLCCALFMLTWAVPTRTYPVEHLAWLGLRSSAFSSGDYYPLLPYSFLYLAGAFLGRVMRPTHPRGYPAWMLRDRCKVLSAIGRASLPIYLVHQPVLLLFFHLWLR; from the coding sequence ATGTTTCGCGGCGAGAGTCGAGGGGCCCCTCATCATCGCCAACGAGTGCGCGCGCTCGACGTGCTACGAGGTGCAGCAGTCGTCTCGATGATCATCTATCATGCATGCTATGACGCTGTGGTGCTTTTCGACGCGAATACGATCTGGTTTACGAACACGATCGTGCGCAGCGTATGGTCGGCGTCGATCAGCTGGACCTTTCTGATAGTCTCCGGATGGATGACGGTCTTCTCTCGAAGCAATGCAAGGAGAGCTCTGCTATACGGTGCCTGCGCCCTCGGCGTGTCGGCTGCAACATGGGTCGCAGAGGTGGACACGCCTATAAGCTATGGCATTCTATTTTGCATGGCTGCCAGTACTCTGATGTACTCGTTGAGCCGCCCGATCTTCGAGCTGGTCTCACCATGGTTGGGGCTGTTTCTCTGTTGCGCCCTGTTCATGCTCACGTGGGCTGTTCCCACCAGGACATATCCGGTGGAGCATCTCGCTTGGCTTGGCCTGCGTTCGAGCGCATTCAGTTCGGGCGATTACTATCCCCTGCTCCCCTATTCCTTTCTCTATCTCGCAGGCGCGTTTCTAGGCCGTGTGATGCGGCCCACGCACCCCCGAGGCTATCCCGCATGGATGCTCCGCGACCGCTGCAAGGTGCTCTCCGCGATCGGCAGGGCGAGTCTTCCGATCTACCTTGTGCACCAACCAGTGTTACTGCTTTTTTTCCATCTCTGGCTCAGATAG
- the hflX gene encoding GTPase HflX: MTHFRPVSTELIPERALLVGVDLHDGGWPTESSLDELARLVESAGANPVGRMVQRMARPNPRSMIGSGKLEELKSTVSRLDVDVVIFDEDLTPSQQNNIERAIGASVKIIDRTALILDIFGMRAQTREGSIQVQLAQLEYLLPRLRGMWTHLAKEQTRGGIGSRFGQGESQLEVDRRLIRKRISALKRSLLQIETRRDVQSRARRESPAFRIALAGYTNAGKSTLMNRLTGSDIMSADKLFATLDPTTRAFKLPGGRLCTLTDTVGFIQKLPHGLVDAFKSTLAEARDSDIILEVVDASDENYLRQMSAVDVVLDEIGASEQRRVTVLNKIDLIDPLDRADLERRHPDAELVSSVNGLGIERLLERLSCEASTLDSVISLRIPYREAALISLVHEQGHVLQEVFDEDAVRLVADIPPRVAERLIRYRDASTDQLSEPEMEKKQ; the protein is encoded by the coding sequence ATGACTCATTTTCGTCCGGTATCCACAGAGCTCATTCCTGAGCGAGCGCTTTTAGTCGGTGTTGACCTGCACGATGGCGGCTGGCCGACCGAGAGCTCCCTGGATGAGCTCGCGCGGCTCGTCGAGAGCGCTGGCGCGAATCCGGTCGGCCGCATGGTGCAGCGCATGGCACGGCCAAATCCGAGGTCCATGATCGGATCGGGGAAGCTCGAAGAGCTCAAGTCGACAGTGTCTCGCCTTGATGTCGATGTGGTGATCTTCGATGAAGATCTAACCCCTTCGCAGCAGAACAATATCGAGCGCGCCATCGGAGCGTCTGTCAAGATAATCGATCGAACAGCGTTGATCTTGGATATATTCGGCATGCGGGCGCAGACGCGCGAGGGAAGCATTCAAGTCCAGCTCGCGCAACTTGAGTATCTGCTGCCTCGGCTCCGCGGGATGTGGACCCATCTTGCAAAGGAGCAGACGAGAGGTGGAATCGGCAGCCGCTTCGGACAAGGGGAGAGTCAGCTTGAGGTCGATCGTCGCCTGATCCGCAAACGGATATCCGCACTGAAGCGATCGCTTCTACAGATTGAGACGCGCCGTGATGTCCAGTCGAGAGCGCGCAGGGAGTCTCCTGCTTTTCGCATAGCTCTGGCCGGCTACACGAATGCCGGGAAGTCCACATTGATGAATCGTTTGACGGGATCGGATATCATGTCAGCCGACAAGCTGTTCGCGACGCTCGATCCGACGACGCGCGCGTTCAAGCTTCCCGGCGGCCGTCTGTGCACCTTGACCGATACCGTCGGCTTCATTCAGAAGCTTCCCCATGGTCTTGTAGATGCTTTCAAGTCGACGCTCGCCGAGGCTCGAGATTCCGATATCATTCTCGAGGTCGTCGATGCCTCAGACGAGAACTATCTACGCCAGATGTCGGCCGTGGACGTCGTGCTCGATGAAATCGGTGCTTCGGAGCAGCGGCGAGTCACGGTGCTCAACAAGATCGATCTTATCGATCCTCTCGATCGGGCCGATCTCGAAAGACGTCATCCGGATGCAGAGCTCGTCTCATCTGTGAACGGTTTGGGAATCGAGCGGTTGCTTGAGCGTCTGAGCTGCGAGGCCTCAACTCTCGACAGCGTCATCAGCTTGCGCATCCCGTATCGCGAGGCTGCGCTGATTTCGCTGGTACATGAACAGGGGCATGTGCTTCAAGAGGTGTTTGACGAGGATGCGGTAAGGCTGGTGGCCGATATCCCGCCGCGCGTCGCCGAACGCTTGATACGCTACCGGGATGCGTCCACCGACCAGCTATCTGAGCCAGAGATGGAAAAAAAGCAGTAA
- the miaA gene encoding tRNA (adenosine(37)-N6)-dimethylallyltransferase MiaA, whose protein sequence is MIKTRAASVSIPVIAIVGPTGVGKSHVADLVAAAMRSEVISADAMQVYRGMDIGTAKMPAAQRRAPLRLIDIVDPTESYSAALYQKDARQHIERLLADGSVPVVCGGTGLYVRAALDDCVFPPGEKGDRRRRRYEALAARKGDQAVYDLLARRDPDSALAIHPHNVRRVIRALEMLDQGVSYAERRSHLTKIEPVYDTVYFGLAMERSALYRRIESRVDAMIAAGLIAEVQQLVNEGVADALTSRQAIGYNEIIQYLMGEQTMEASIAAIKMRTRRYAKRQMSWFGRDQRIEWIHMDELRVEEAAHMIVEKMGRSYDSFSSGIHRAHS, encoded by the coding sequence TTGATCAAGACACGTGCCGCGTCCGTGAGCATCCCGGTGATCGCGATCGTCGGACCTACCGGTGTGGGCAAAAGCCATGTAGCCGATCTGGTTGCCGCTGCGATGCGCAGCGAGGTGATCTCAGCCGATGCGATGCAGGTCTATCGCGGTATGGATATCGGCACCGCGAAGATGCCCGCCGCTCAGCGCCGCGCACCGTTGCGTCTCATCGATATCGTCGATCCCACTGAGTCCTATTCGGCGGCGCTCTATCAAAAAGATGCACGCCAGCACATCGAGAGACTGCTTGCAGACGGCTCGGTACCTGTAGTTTGCGGAGGCACGGGTCTCTACGTGCGCGCCGCATTGGATGATTGCGTCTTTCCCCCCGGAGAGAAGGGGGATCGGCGCCGACGTCGCTATGAGGCGCTTGCCGCGCGAAAGGGCGATCAGGCTGTCTACGATCTGCTCGCGCGGCGCGATCCGGACAGCGCGCTCGCCATTCACCCTCATAACGTCCGGCGCGTCATACGCGCATTGGAGATGCTGGACCAAGGGGTGTCCTATGCCGAGCGACGATCGCACCTCACCAAGATCGAGCCGGTCTACGATACCGTATATTTCGGACTCGCTATGGAGCGAAGTGCTCTGTACAGACGCATTGAGAGCCGTGTGGATGCGATGATCGCGGCTGGACTCATCGCAGAGGTGCAGCAGCTTGTGAACGAGGGCGTCGCTGACGCGCTCACCTCTCGTCAGGCGATCGGGTACAATGAGATCATTCAGTACCTCATGGGCGAGCAGACGATGGAGGCCTCGATCGCGGCGATCAAGATGCGAACACGCAGATATGCCAAACGGCAGATGTCTTGGTTCGGACGCGATCAGCGGATCGAGTGGATTCACATGGATGAGCTACGAGTTGAAGAGGCAGCCCACATGATCGTCGAGAAGATGGGGAGGTCGTATGACTCATTTTCGTCCGGTATCCACAGAGCTCATTCCTGA